CGTCCTACGAATACACTAAGGGAGCTGATCTGAAGGCATCCCTTTCCGGAAGAGGAGAGGGCAATGGAAGTCCTGGgcagccagggaggggcctgaggtTGTAGCCGGTCAATGACGGCTCTCCTCaaagccaggggtggggaggggtggggtgggtcctGTGTTGCCCTGACGTCCTCCCGCATTTTCAAGAGCCAAGGCGAAAGCTCTAGGTAAAATGGCccttagatgaggcccaccagTACTTGCCATGGACCTGACAGattggagggcagggcagggcagggcagggcgggcCGTGGCGGGGCCGGCCAGGGATGGGGCGGCGGCAAGTAGATCTGGACTGTTGCGCTGCTAATGTTCCTGTCTCCCCATATGGTTCCCTAGATATGGTTCCAGAACCGAAGAGCTCGGCACCCAAAGCAGAGCGCTAGTGGGCCTGTGAATGCCCTGGCCGAAGGACCAGATGCCACGTCAGCCGTGACTGCCCTGTCGGACCAAAGCCCCCCGCCCACTGTCCATAGCAGCTCTCATCGTTATCCTCCCTCTCATGCACCCGAGAGCACGCAATCCTTTGCTGCGGCCACTCCTGTTTTCTCCCCCACCTTTCTTCTGCCAGGGGCTGCCCCTGGGTGCTGTGTGGGCCACCCGTTGATGTTCATCGTGGTCCAGCCCAGCCTGGCAGCACTTCAGGGATGCCAGAACCCGCAGCCTCTTCCGGCCACAGTTCCGTGGGGCGAAGGGACACATGCTGTCATCGCCAGTGGGCAGCCTGCCCAGGGGGCCATCGTGCCGCCTGCACCGCCAGAGACACACTTTTGGCCGCAGCAGCCAACCTCAAGTGAAGAGACATCTCCCCAGCTGGAGCAACAGCCCCAGCACTCAGCCCTTCCAGGCTCTTCAAGCCTCCTGGACGAACTCTTGTCAGACGCGGACATTCTGGACAAGGCAGGCCCTTTTCCGAATGCGGACGCAGAGGAAGAGGAACTTGCGGCAACCCTGGAAGCCCCCCTCAGCGAGGAAGAATTCCAGGCCTTGCTCGACATGCTGCCAGGCTCCCCAGTGCCACAGGCTTAGGGGGAGGTAGGAAGACCTTCCCCCGAGCCCCGTTCAAGCCTCCTTTCCCGGGAGGCAGAGCCACGGgcgagagaaaggagaaggaacaagCAACGCTCATGATACTGTCTGGCAGGGCGACCAAGGCAAGAAGACTGTCGACGGCAACTGCGTTGTGTCTACGAGCAATGCCATGCTCCACACGGACTGTCAGGAAGCATGGGCACCAGGAGGGCCACCACCTCTGAAGCCTCAAGGAATTCTAGCCTTTCAGTGACAACGAGGAGGACCCAAGGCTGAACTGGATTTCCCCGTTGTATGTGACATTCCATTGATCCAATCAATAAATCTTGGCACTCAGTTCAAGTTCTTGGTTGTGCTTTGGTCGCTTTGTATTCTCCCGCGTTTCCTCGGGGAGGTGAAATCCCTCCCTTGGCCTGGGACAGCACGGGAAGGTGGTCCAGACGCCCCTGTCTAGTCCCGTAGCTTGTAGCCACAAACACACCCTAGTGGAAGCACGAAAACAGTCTCTCAGTGACAACCTTCACTTGGTTTCTGGGTGCATGGTGTGGAAGGGTTCCTCAGGGTATCGCCCTCTGCGCACAAGGACAGAACTATGCAAACACTTTCATTGCCAGAGTTCATAGTAACAACTGTGCCCGGTTTATTATGCAGGCAAATAATCTCTCtccgtccctctctctctctcattgtctGTCTACGGCCACACACCACACGCGCACACCTCTCAAAAGATAAGCCGTGTTACAACTAAAGCGATGCACAAAGGAACTGAAAAACCAAATGCCTGTGGCATCTTAACGTCGTGGCAGGTGATCCCTCCCACtgcttctttcaaaaatattttcgaATACATGTGCCTCGTACACTCTGTGTTGAGTGATTCTCGATTGGCTCAATCCGTGCTCCCCATGTCCAGCATGGGTGTGTCAGTGGCACGAAGTAGGAAAATAATCTGAGAGTTGCCACTTGAATGTGTATACGCCGATGTATCTGACTCTCTAGCTACTACTGCATCCGGGTCTCTAGCTCTATAGTGTGTATACCTCTGCAGACACATCTAGtcctcagctccctcccagtcACTCCTCTGTCttaggctcccctttctccagagCTCTAGAGCAATATAcagccctctctctctgtctctctgtctctctctctctcttcctctctctctctctctccttcttttccttgggCAGAAAGGAAACGTCAGTTTCAAGGGCCACACAGGTGGCATAGGGcttctgggaaaagaatctggccACGGTAGCGTCAGGACAAGTATGACTGGTGATGCGGTAAGAGACAACTTATGGAAAAGATGGTGCTTTCAACAGGGCGGGAGGAACACTGGGTCACAGTGTGCCGGGAAACACTGAGATACTTGTGGGTGGCAGGACTTGCACAGACGCTAGCTAGAGCTAGGAACAGTGGCTTTACCATCTTGGGGTTTCAATGCTGGTTGCTCCAGCGAAATCTCGGAGCCCAGGGACCGGCAGCGGAACGTCCACAGGGAGGCCACTGGTGGACTGTGCATAAACACACCTGCGGGCTCTCAGGATGTCCTGGCTGCCATGCTGATCAAAGCTTCTACTCTCCCAAGCAAGCTTACCCCACCTGGATTGTCCAGGAGGGAGCCGGTCCAAGTCTGGAAGCCAGTGCCTTCTGGGAGGAGCCAGCAAATCCCATGTTTCTGTGATTATCTCAGCCAAAATTTCCACCTTCTCGGGAAAAACCACCCTGATCCAACAAGACggtcacgccccccccccccgatgtCTGGCACTTGAGGACAAGGGACCAGGAACTGCACCTCCTCAGGACATCCTCTTGGGCCTCCTGGGACTTGCACACTCCTACTAGCCCTGGTGGCATCCGTCCACGGGTACCACCTGACAACCGCCCTTAGTGGGTGGGTGCAGAAAATCAAACACACagatcacacaaacacacatgccccAGGCATATTTTCACGAATTGGTGGTGTAATTACTCCAATTCCCAACTGTTTCTAAATAAGCTCACTGTCCTCATGTTAATCCACGTGGTGGCAAAAGAACACATTAGAGATGgttctgtgtttctgtgtgttttttttgtttgtttgcttctaaGTTTTCAATTCTCTGCAGCCCAAACGCCCCGAAAATGTTGGGATGGTTGTATTTGGAATCCAAAGCATTCCTTTCAAACCAAGCTGTGTCATCATCCATCATATAACTTGCTTCATATCcgtctccttcttcctcctcttcttcttcttcctcctcctcctcctcctcttcttcttcctctcttcttcttcttccagaTGCCAGTTGACCAGTGAATGTGAAACCGACTTCATCTTGTGGACGCCAaggacaagcactgaaattaagttccttggcttgtgaaaCCTACACATGTGGCCTGCCCCTTTCTCTGGtctctccatggcatgtgagcaAGGGGGTGGGTTTCAGGGTACCTCTGAAAAAGTCCCGAACTGTTGAGGACCATGGGTAGACCCTAGATAAGCAGTCAAGCTTAGTGTGTGAATTATCGGGAACTCAAACCCCAGCCAAGGAAATGCTTTAAGAGTGCGAGGCAATGACGTCCTGGTGGTGATGAACGAAGTGGGAAACGTACTCGAGGAAAGCTAGGCTCCAGGTTCTCTCTCCATTTTGGAAAGTACAGTGACACAGCTAAGCGTGAGGGATTCAGAGTTGGGGAATTCCACGGAGAGCAAAAGTATGTGTGGAATGTGAAAAGGTGTGAAAACGAGAGAGCACTGGACCCCAAGCATTCTGGGAAAGGATGACGAGGGCGGCAGCTtcaaagggacctgggagcctcccAACAGGCCTTCCATTCCAACGCCCACTTGCCTCACGGGATTCCTTCCAGGTTCTCAATGTGCAAGGAAGGGTTCCCCACCATCTGCGGCTATTTACATAAATAGGGGCGGGGCATCCTCACCCATTATAAATCCTGAGCTTCTCAGCACTGAGCAGTTGGCCAGCAGCTTCCGTGCCATCCGTGTGGGTCTCCCACCATGGATTCGTCCAGCTCGTCCGGCACATACAGCAGCTCCACAGGTACGTTGCCCTCAGCATCTGGGCTCTGGGGTTGGGTCCTCCAAATACACTCAtgcacctccccaccccaagggTTGATCACCACGAAGGTTGAAGTTTCCCAATGACCACCAATTGGCACGGACAGATATGCTGGGACATGTTTCTGGAATCAGTTGGGCCAAAGGATGCACCTTGGTTTGGGCAATTCACGTACATATTTCTGGTTTGATGGTtcgtttcttttccttcttgaaatCGACATGGAAGTAGGTAGGCCTGTTGCCTGACAATGGCTTCTCTACCAAAAATCCCAGCCTGTGGTTGCAGTGAACGGAACACGAGTGTTTGAAAACGTTCCCAACTAAACTGACACTTTTTTCCAGTTGACCATGTTTGGGATTTTGTGTTGGTTTCCCATGTTCTATTCTTGCTGTTGTTACGGATTTGCTCTCTTTGGTTTCGTGTTCCATTTGAACTGGTTAACTTCCATGGTGTCCATGGAAAGGATCCACATCCAGTATGTATTAAGAATACAAGAAAAAGAGAGTTTTTCTTTGAGCACACCTGAAAGCTAGAGCCTGGGAAACAGAGATTCCAGGAGCACTCGAACTGTCTCTCATTGGACTCCAAGGTAGCCAGTGCAGGAGCCTCTGGAAAGGCAAAATCCGCAGTGTGACACGTTCGTTCCTTGAGTGCTTTCCAAAGATTTTCCTTGGAGCTGGCAGGAAGGAAGGGCTCTTTTAAAGGAAGTCCCCGTTGGGGGTCCGTAACCCTTGCCTTGCCTTGTCTCCTTCCAGCGCGAGACCTGGAGACGACCCTACGTCACCAGCTGCCAGCTGCTAGAGCGGGTGGCCCTTGCAGAAGGGTTGGTGTTGTCCTAGACTTGGAGAGAGTTCAGGAAACTCAAATCTCAAGGATGTGCAGGACGTGCCTGAAACCACATCCACCCTGGCCATCACGCCCGGCTCCCGCCTTAGAAGGCAGGAAACCAACACGCATCTATTCCCTTGCCACCAGAAAGACGCAACCTCAAATAGGACAGGGATGGCGGCAGCCCTTCAAGGCTGCCCAACTGAAAGAATAGCACACACACACGGCGAGTCAGCAAGACCTTGGTGCCTGGAAAGGGAAACTCATCTTCCGAAGTATACTCGGCtgttgtgggtgtgtgggtgggcgGGCGCCATCAGACGGGGCCCCACGTTGCTCCTTATCTCAAAAATGTGGGTCTTCTTAACAATCTCTTAGTGCGTTCTGTGTTGGGGGTTGGCTTGTGTGTTTGTTTGGCTTCGTTTGGCTTTCGTCTCGTTTCCTTTCAAATAGTGAAAGCGGATGTGCCCTGTGCGTATGACAGGCCAGAAGCCGGGCTCCTCTCGTTAGCTTAGAGTTCAAGGTAAATCTGGTAGGAGCCATCAAGACTTTCTGAGGCCTCCACAGGTGGAAAATCCTTCAACCGATTTAGGTCACGTTAGCCTGTTTTCCTAGGGATTTCCCCTTCTGCTTGCATGGCGCCCTGTGGATCCTTGGCAATTGGTGGGGGGATCCCCATAGCCTTGACCCTCAGCTTAGCTtgagcccacagggttccactcaGCGTTGCTTTCAGGGTGTGCCCACGGTTATTCCAAATGCAGAGTCTTCCCCTGGCTTACAGATTTTTCACGTGGCACAAGGGCCAGCGCTGTGCCGGTACCATTGGTGTGCACCTCCATGGATTCGCCCCTGACACattcccccttttctctcccaCAGGCCGACTCTCAAGACCATCGCG
Above is a window of Eschrichtius robustus isolate mEscRob2 chromosome 6, mEscRob2.pri, whole genome shotgun sequence DNA encoding:
- the LOC137766674 gene encoding double homeobox protein 4-like protein 4, translated to MDSSSSSGTYSSSTGRLSRPSRRRRLVLRLSQKDTLQALFQQNPYPGITTRERLARELGIPESRIQVWFQNQRRRRLKQSRLPSENAFKGGQSQPLRPPPPQALTRGAAPGCCVGHPLMFIVVQPSLAALQGCQNPQPLPATVPWGEGTHAVIASGQPAQGAIVPPAPPETHFWPQQPTSSEETSPQLEQQPQHSALPGSSSLLDELLSDADILDKAGPFPNADAEEEELAATLEAPLSEEEFQALLDMLPGSPVPQA